CCTGAGGTGTACGGGCCGCCCACCGGCGCGGATCCCGCGTCAGTTGTCCTTGATCTCGCAGAGCGCCGCGCCACTGCTGACGCTCGCACCGACCTCGGCCTTCAGACCGACGATCGTGCCGGCCTTGTGCGCGTTCAGCGGCTGCTCCATCTTCATGGCCTCCAGGACGACGATCAGCTCGCCCTCCGCGACGACCTGGCCCTCCTCGACGGCGACCTTGACGATGGTGCCCTGCATCGGCGACGCCAGGGTGTCACCGCTGACCGCCGAACCGGCCTTCTTGGCGCCGACCCGGCGCTTGGCCTTGGCACCCGCGGCGCCGCCGGCCGGAGCGGCCGAGACACCGAGGGACGAGGGCAGCGAGACCTCGATCCGCTTGCCGCCCACCTCGACCACCACGGTCTCGCGGGCGTCGGCCTCGTCGGCCTCGCCGCCCGCGCCCGAGAACGCCGGGATGGTGTTCCGGAACTCGGTCTCGATCCAGCGGGTGAAGACCGTGAAGGGCCCCTCGCCGCCGTGCACCTCGGGCGCGAACGCCGGGTCGACGACCACGGCCTGGTGGAACGGGATGGCCGTGGCCATGCCCTCCACCTTGAACTCGGCCAGCGCACGCGCGGCGCGCTGCAGCGCCTGCTTGCGGCTGGCGCCGGTGACGATCAGCTTCGCCAGCAGCGAGTCCCAGGCCGGGCCGATGACCGAGCCGGTCTCGACGCCGGCGTCCAGCCGGACACCCGGGCCGGACGGCGGCGAGAACAGCGTGACGCTGCCGGGGGCGGGCAGGAAGCCGCGGCCCGGGTCCTCGCCGTTGATCCGGAACTCGATCGAGTGACCGCGCACCGCGGGGTCGTCGTAGCCGAGCGCCTCGCCGTCGGCGATCCGGAACATCTCGCGGACCAGGTCGATCCCGGTGACCTCCTCGGAGACCGGGTGCTCGACCTGCAGGCGGGTGTTGACCTCCAGGAAGGAGATCAGGCCGTCCTGCGACACCAGGAACTCGCAGGTGCCCGCGCCGACGTAGCCGGCCTCGCGCAGGATCGCCTTGGACGCCCGGTACAGCTCGGCGTTCTGCTCGTCGGTCAGGAACGGCGCGGGCGCCTCCTCGACCAGCTTCTGGTGGCGGCGCTGCAGCGAGCAGTCGCGGGTGGAGACCACGACCACGTTGCCGTGCTGGTCGGCGAGGCACTGGGTCTCGACGTGCCGCGGGTTGTCGAGGTACTGCTCGACGAAGCACTCGCCGCGCCCGAAGGCGGCGACCGCCTCGCGGACGGCCGAGTCGAACAGCTCCGGGATCTCCTCCAGCGTGCGGGCGACCTTCAGGCCGCGGCCGCCGCCGCCGAACGCCGCCTTGATGGCGACCGGCAGGCCGTGCTCGCGGGCGAAGGCGACGACCTCGTCGGCGCCGGCGACCGGCTCCGGCGTGCCGGCCACCAGCGGGGCACCGGCGCGCTGCGCCACGTGCCGCGCGGTGACCTTGTCACCGAGGTCGCGGATGGCCTGCGGCGGCGGGCCGATCCAGGTCAGGCCCGCGTCGATGACGGCCTGGGCGAATTCGGCGTTCTCGGAGAGGAAGCCGTAGCCCGGGTGGACGGCGTCCGCACCGGAGTCGGCGGCCGCCTTGAGCACCTTGGCGATGTCCAGGTAGCTGGTGCCGGGGGTGTCGCCGCCGAGCGCGTACGCCTCGTCGGCCACGCGGACGTGCAGCGCATCCCGGTCCGGCTCGGCGTAGACGGCGACGCTGGCGATACCGGCATCCGAGCAGGCCCGGGCGACGCGGACGGCGATTTCTCCGCGGTTGGCGATGAGCACCTTGCGCACAATGGCTCCCTTCTTGAACCTCGTCGAGTCTAGGGATTACAGGGTGGTACCGGCGAGTAGCCCAAGGTGGTGAGCTATCCCACACGGAGGGTGACGCGATTGCGTGACCGGTCGGGCACGGAACGGGACGCTCCGCAGGTCGTGGGTGGTGACAGTGTCAGGCCTGGGCCTTGCGGGGTGGTCGTGCCGCCGCCCCGCCGTGCCGTGGCCTTCGCCACATCATGTCGAGGGCGCCGGGGCCTGGGCCGGTACGACGGTCGGCGTGGCGCCGGTGTCCGGTCGGGCGAGGGCCTGGCGGGTGACGTCCGCGACCGGCTCGACCAGGTCCGGCCCGTAGGCGCTGGAGTTGATCAGCTCCAGCACCAGGGCGAACGTCCCGTCCGTGCCGTACTTGCGGGCCAGCTTCCGGTGGTTGGCCACCAGGTAGCGCACGGCCGCGTGGTTGGAGGTCGCGGTCTGCCCGGCGATCAGGAAGGCCGGCCGGCCGCCGTGCCCGGTCCGGATCCGGGCCAGCAGCATGTAGACCCGGCCGCCCGGGGTCTCGGACGGACTCTGGTAGCGGTACTCCTCGGACCCGACGGTGAGGCGCATCTCGTGATGCTTGACCGGGTCCTGGACGAAGGAGACGCCCGGCAGCCAGGAGATCAGGTGGGCGGCCGTCCGGTCGTTGCTGGCGGGCCCGCCGAGGCAGAACTCGGCCTTGTGACCGAGCCCTTGGCGTACCTCGTCGTGGCCGACCAGCTCGGCCCGCGCGCCGCACTCGCGCACCAGGGCGGAGAGCTCCATCAGGGCGAACACGTCGCCCCGCGAGACGCTCTTCGAACTGGAGGACGCCGCATGGCGGTTCACCACCAGCAGGCACTCCGTCCCGCCGGGCATGCCGAAGAACTCGCGGACCCGGCCGAGCCGTCGCCGGCGGCGCAGGTTCTGGGCGAGCCAGCCGAGCGAGGCGCTGATCGCGGTGGCGACCAGGCCGAGCACCACGTTGAGCACGCTGTCGGTCATCCCTGCATGTCCTCTCCGGGTCGGCGGCCCGGCCAGCCTATCGGCGCGGCCCGGCCACGGGGGCTGGATCACCGGGACAGATGTCCGGCCGGGTATCTGTCGGAATCGGCAGGGCCGGGGCAGCCCGGATGTGTTCCGGTGCCGCGGCCGGCGGCCGCCCGGGGCGGGTCAGACCCAGAGGTCGGTGATCCGTACCCCGAGATCGGCGAGCAGCCGGCGCAGCAGCGGCAGCGACAGGCCGATCACGTTGCCCGGGTCGCCGTCGATCCCCTCGACGAACGGCGCCGACCGGCCGTCCAGGGTGAACGCGCCGGCCACGTGCAGCGGCTCGCCGGAGGCGACGTACGCGGCGATCTCGGCGTCGTCCGGAGTGCCGAAGCGGACCGTGGTGGAGGCGGTCGCCGAGGACTGCCGGCCGGTGGCGGTGTCGATCACGCAGTGCCCGGTGCGCAGTACGCCGGCGCGGCCGCGCATCGACTGCCAGCGGGCGAGTGCCTCGGCGGCGTCGGCGGGCTTGCCGAGCGCCTCGCCGTCCAGCTCCAGCACGGAGTCGCAGCCGATCACCAGCTCCCCGCCGGCGAGCTCGGCCGCCACGGCCTTGGCCTTGGCCTCGGCGAGCACCAGGGCGAGCTCGGACGGCGTGGCGGCGGTGACGGCGTCCTCGTCGACCCCGCTGACGACCACCTGCGGGTCGAGGCCGGCTTGACGCAGCAGTCCGAGCCGGGCGGGGGAGGCGGAGGCGAGCACGAGGGTGCGGCGGTCGGTCATGGGCACCAGGGTAGGGGGTGCCGGCCGGCCGCCGGCCGCGCCGGTGGGGGCGCACGGCCCGCTCAGAGCATCAGCGGTTCCGGGCATCAGCGGTTCAGAGCATCAGCAGGACGGCCATCACCAGCGCGAGGGCCGCGAGCAGCGGTCCGGCACGGCGCAGCCGTTCCTGCAGTTGACGAGTGTCGGGGGAGGGCTCGTCGCGGGGGTCTGACCAGAGCACTTCTCCAGGGTGCCCCGCGCGGCCCGCGGGGCGCCTGAGTATCCGTACTCAGGTTTCGGGGCAATCCGGGCCATCCGGCCCGGACCGCGCGCACCCGTGTCCCCTGGGTGGGCGCGGTGGGACGGGCCGGGTCAGTGGGCCCAGCCCGAGGTGCGCCAGACGTCGGGGCCCGGCTTCGGGGTGGTACGAAGGCGCCGGGCGCGGTCGTTCCAGGGGGTCGCCGGGCCGGCGCCGGTGCGGGCCGCCACGGCGGCGGCCTGCGCGGCGGCGGCCCGGGCTGAGACCACCGCCAGGACGGTGGCCAGCTCCTCGGGGGTCGGCTGCCCGTGCAGCACGTGGATCGGGGCCATGCTCAATCCTCTCCCAAAGCTGCTTACAGCGGAATGTTGCCGTGCTTCTTCGGCGGCAGGGTCTCGCGCTTGCCGCGCAGGGCCCGCAGCCCGCGGACGATGTGGCGGCGGGTCTCGGAGGGCGCGATGACCGCGTCCACGTAGCCGCGCTCGGCCGCCAGGTACGGGTTGAGCAGGGTGTCCTCGTAGGAGGCGAGCAGCTCGGCGCGCTTCTCCGTGGCCTGCCCGGCGGCCTCGGCCTCGGCGAGCTCGCGGCGGTGCAGGATGTTGACCGCGCCCTGGGCGCCCATCACGGCGATCTGCGCGGTCGGCCAGGCCAGGTTGAGGTCGGCGCCGAGGTGCTTGGAGCCCATCACGTCGTAGGCGCCGCCGAAGGCCTTGCGGGTGATCACGGTGATCAGCGGGACGGTGGCCTCGGCGTAGGCGTAGATCAGCTTGGCGCCGCGCCGGATGATGCCGTCCCACTCCTGGCCGGTGCCGGGCAGGAAGCCGGGCACGTCGACGAAGGTCAGCACCGGGATGTTGAAGCTGTCGCAGGTGCGCACGAAGCGCGCGGCCTTCTCACTGGCCGCGATGTCCAGGCAGCCGGCCAGGTCCATCGGCTGGTTGCCGACGATGCCGACCGGGTGGCCCTCGACCCGGCCGAAGCCGGTGAGGATGTTGCCCGCGTACAGCGCCTGGGTCTCCAGGAACTCGCCGTCGTCCAGGACGTGCTCGATCACCTTGTGCATGTCGTACGGCTGGTTCGCCGAGTCGGGCACGATGGTGTCGAGTTCGAGGTCCTCGTCGGTGACGGTGAGGTCGGCCTCCTCGGGGTAGGCCGGCGGGTCGCTGAGGTTGTTGGAGGGCAGGTACGAGAGCAGGCTCTTGACGTACTCGATGGCCTCCTTCTCGTCGGCGGCCAGGTGGTGCGCCACGCCGGACTTGGCGTTGTGGGCGCGGGCGCCGCCCAGCTCCTCCATGCCGACGTCCTCACCGGTGACGGTCTTGATCACGTCCGGGCCGGTGATGAACATGTGCGAGGTCTGGTCGGCCATCACCACGAAGTCGGTGATCGCGGGGGAGTACACCGCGCCGCCCGCGCACGGGCCCATGATCAGCGAGATCTGCGGGATCACCCCGGAGGCGTGCACGTTGCGGCGGAAGATCTCGCCGTACAGGCCGAGCGAGGCCACGCCCTCCTGGATCCGGGCGCCGCCGGAGTCGTTGATGCCGATCACCGGGCAGCCGGTCTTCAGCGCGAAGTCCATCACCTTGACGATCTTCTCGCCGAACACCTCGCCGAGCGAGCCGCCGAAGACGGTGAAGTCCTGCGCGAAGACGGCGACCTGACGGCCGTCCACGGTGCCGTAGCCGGTGACGACACCGTCGCCGTACGGGCGGTTCTTCGCCTGCCCGAAGTTGGTCGAGCGGTGCCGCGCGAACTCGTCGAACTCCACGAAGGAGCCCTCGTCGAGCAGCTCCACGACCCGCTCACGGGCCGTCAGCTTGCCCTTGGCGTGCTGCTTCTCCACGGCCGCGGCCGAGCCGGAGTGCACCGCCTCGTCCAGCCGGCGCCGTAGGTCGGCGAGCTTGCCGGCGGTGGTGTGCGGGTCGTACGACGCCTCGGTCATCCGGTGGCTCTCCCTGATCCTGGGCCGCGACCTGTCAGTACTGGGTGAGGGCAGGGCGGCGCAACGAACTACCGTTGAGTAGCGTAGCCAGCGCGGACCGTTTCCTGTTATGGCCAGCGACACAGTGTGTTAACGGGCGTTATGCGGGACGATGGGGCGGCCTACGCGCTGGGGCGACCACCCGCCACCATCCTGTCCCGGCCGCCCGCCGGCCCGCCGCCGCCACGCGCGGTCACCGGAACCGGCCCGGCGGCCCGCCTGCCGCCGTCGCCCCCGTCACCCGCCGTCACCGGCATCCGCCGGTCTGCGTGCCGCGGCCACCCGCCGGCCCTAGGCTCGGCCCCATGAGCGAGTCACTGAGCGAACCTGCCGACGAGTCCGCCCCCCGCCGCAGCGGACTGCGCGGCTTCGGCGGAGCCGGGCCGTCCCCCTGGACCGACCTGGACCGCCCGCCGCTGGACGCCGCGGCCCTGCGCCGCGACCTGGTGGGCCCCGGCGGCCTCTGGACCTCCCTCGACGTGGTCGCCGCGACCGGCTCCACCAACACCGACCTGGCCGCCCGCGCCCGCGAGGGCCTGCCCGAGGGGGCGGTGCTGATCGCCGAGGAGCAGAGCGCGGGACGCGGCCGGCTGGAGCGCACGTGGACGGCGCCCGCCCGCTCCGGGATCTTCCTCTCCGTCCTGCTGCGTCCCGGCGCCGTCCCGGTCGAGCGCTACGGCTGGCTGCCGATCCTGGTCGGCGTGGCGGCCGCCAGCACCCTCGGCCGGGTCGCCGAGGTGGACGTCTCGCTG
The sequence above is a segment of the Kitasatospora sp. NBC_00240 genome. Coding sequences within it:
- a CDS encoding nucleoside triphosphate pyrophosphatase — translated: MTDRRTLVLASASPARLGLLRQAGLDPQVVVSGVDEDAVTAATPSELALVLAEAKAKAVAAELAGGELVIGCDSVLELDGEALGKPADAAEALARWQSMRGRAGVLRTGHCVIDTATGRQSSATASTTVRFGTPDDAEIAAYVASGEPLHVAGAFTLDGRSAPFVEGIDGDPGNVIGLSLPLLRRLLADLGVRITDLWV
- a CDS encoding acyl-CoA carboxylase subunit beta, translated to MTEASYDPHTTAGKLADLRRRLDEAVHSGSAAAVEKQHAKGKLTARERVVELLDEGSFVEFDEFARHRSTNFGQAKNRPYGDGVVTGYGTVDGRQVAVFAQDFTVFGGSLGEVFGEKIVKVMDFALKTGCPVIGINDSGGARIQEGVASLGLYGEIFRRNVHASGVIPQISLIMGPCAGGAVYSPAITDFVVMADQTSHMFITGPDVIKTVTGEDVGMEELGGARAHNAKSGVAHHLAADEKEAIEYVKSLLSYLPSNNLSDPPAYPEEADLTVTDEDLELDTIVPDSANQPYDMHKVIEHVLDDGEFLETQALYAGNILTGFGRVEGHPVGIVGNQPMDLAGCLDIAASEKAARFVRTCDSFNIPVLTFVDVPGFLPGTGQEWDGIIRRGAKLIYAYAEATVPLITVITRKAFGGAYDVMGSKHLGADLNLAWPTAQIAVMGAQGAVNILHRRELAEAEAAGQATEKRAELLASYEDTLLNPYLAAERGYVDAVIAPSETRRHIVRGLRALRGKRETLPPKKHGNIPL
- the mmpB gene encoding morphogenic membrane protein MmpB translates to MLWSDPRDEPSPDTRQLQERLRRAGPLLAALALVMAVLLML
- a CDS encoding acyl-CoA carboxylase epsilon subunit, coding for MAPIHVLHGQPTPEELATVLAVVSARAAAAQAAAVAARTGAGPATPWNDRARRLRTTPKPGPDVWRTSGWAH
- a CDS encoding biotin carboxylase N-terminal domain-containing protein produces the protein MRKVLIANRGEIAVRVARACSDAGIASVAVYAEPDRDALHVRVADEAYALGGDTPGTSYLDIAKVLKAAADSGADAVHPGYGFLSENAEFAQAVIDAGLTWIGPPPQAIRDLGDKVTARHVAQRAGAPLVAGTPEPVAGADEVVAFAREHGLPVAIKAAFGGGGRGLKVARTLEEIPELFDSAVREAVAAFGRGECFVEQYLDNPRHVETQCLADQHGNVVVVSTRDCSLQRRHQKLVEEAPAPFLTDEQNAELYRASKAILREAGYVGAGTCEFLVSQDGLISFLEVNTRLQVEHPVSEEVTGIDLVREMFRIADGEALGYDDPAVRGHSIEFRINGEDPGRGFLPAPGSVTLFSPPSGPGVRLDAGVETGSVIGPAWDSLLAKLIVTGASRKQALQRAARALAEFKVEGMATAIPFHQAVVVDPAFAPEVHGGEGPFTVFTRWIETEFRNTIPAFSGAGGEADEADARETVVVEVGGKRIEVSLPSSLGVSAAPAGGAAGAKAKRRVGAKKAGSAVSGDTLASPMQGTIVKVAVEEGQVVAEGELIVVLEAMKMEQPLNAHKAGTIVGLKAEVGASVSSGAALCEIKDN